Within the Corynebacterium sp. sy039 genome, the region CCCCAAGGACTGGGCAGTATCTTCCCCTAGGTTAAGAAGATTAAGGGAGGATGCAGTGCTAAAAGCGGCAATCACACCAAGCACAATAAAAGGAGCAATCCCCCAGGCCACAGATAGTTCCCGCCCTGAGAGAGCGCCCGCTGTCCAAAAACGCAGGTGATCCAGACTGGATTGATTACTCAGAATGAGAGAAGAAGTAATAGAAGAAAGGACAGCTGCTAAGGCAGCGCCACCGAGAATCAGCGTTAAAGGGTTCATGGATCCTTTGCCCACAGAGGCAAGACCAAAAACCAGCATGGTGGCAGCAATGGAACCAAGGAAAGCAACCACGACTGTTGCCTGCATTGAACTAATACCAAAGAAGGTGAATCCAAGGACAACAGCCAGAGAAGCTCCAGAGGAGATACCTAAAATACCGGGGTCAGCCAAAGGATTGCGGGTATGCCCTTGCACTAAGGCGCCGGCAACACCCAAGGCTGCGCCCACAAATATGCCCAGCACGGTGCGAGGGTAGCGCAGGTGAGAGATGACGGTGGCGTTATTATCAGTGCTTTCTACCTGCCCAGATTTAATTTGTTGCCATGCGTCGGGCAAAGCGTGTATGAGCGTATCCCATGTCATATATCGTGCGCCAAAGAGAAAGCTCAAGATAATCATGAGGACTAGCAGTAGCACAAGGATGAAAAAACCAATGACTCGACGTCGATAAAGCGAAAGTGTCGTCGTATGCTTTTTATGGGGCATTAGGTAGGTTTCCTTGAATAAAAATTAATTATCTTAACCTAACCTATTAAAGCACCTATGCTGGAAAAAACATAGGTGCTTACCTGAAAGTGTGTATTCTAACGTGGTGGCATACGCAATGCTCCATCTAAGCGGATTGTTTCGCCATTAAGATATGGATTTTCGACGATACTGAGCACTAGATGCGCATATTCTTCTGGCTTAGCTAAACGCGGCGGAAAAGGAACCAGAGCTTCAAGTTGCGTGCGAAACTCAGGTGTTATTGCAGCCATCATTGGCGTATCGACGATACCCGGAGCAATCGAATTAACTCGTATCCCAGAAGAAGCAAGATCACGCGCCACTGAGATGGTCAGCGAATGTACACCACCCTTACTTGCTGCATATGCTGCTT harbors:
- a CDS encoding iron ABC transporter permease, translating into MPHKKHTTTLSLYRRRVIGFFILVLLLVLMIILSFLFGARYMTWDTLIHALPDAWQQIKSGQVESTDNNATVISHLRYPRTVLGIFVGAALGVAGALVQGHTRNPLADPGILGISSGASLAVVLGFTFFGISSMQATVVVAFLGSIAATMLVFGLASVGKGSMNPLTLILGGAALAAVLSSITSSLILSNQSSLDHLRFWTAGALSGRELSVAWGIAPFIVLGVIAAFSTASSLNLLNLGEDTAQSLGVNVGRQRFIGMALIALLAAAATAAAGPIGFVGLVVPHIVRAITGPDYRWILPYSALTGSVLLLAADVVGRVVARPGELQVGIVLAFVGAPVFLFLLYRRKVVKL